A genomic region of Mitsuaria sp. 7 contains the following coding sequences:
- the mobA gene encoding molybdenum cofactor guanylyltransferase MobA, whose translation MRATALLLCGGRATRMGGVDKPLQPFQDRRLVDHVLARIAPQTGGRVFISANRHLDDYRRLGHPVLEDTLPDFPGPLAGILAGFEAMAAHADDDWLLVVSGDSPWLPEDLLARLAAGLGPDRTAAMALGREAPGEPLRSQPLASLIHASHRTSLDDALRAGERRVERWLASLPLARVAFDSPGDEHAFANINDRSELERLERLR comes from the coding sequence ATGCGCGCCACCGCGCTCCTCCTCTGCGGCGGGCGCGCCACGCGCATGGGCGGCGTCGACAAGCCGCTCCAGCCCTTCCAGGACCGACGGCTCGTCGACCACGTGCTGGCCCGCATCGCCCCGCAGACCGGCGGCCGCGTGTTCATCAGCGCCAACCGCCACCTCGACGACTACCGCCGCCTCGGGCATCCGGTCCTGGAGGACACGCTGCCGGACTTCCCCGGACCGCTCGCGGGAATCCTCGCCGGATTCGAAGCGATGGCTGCCCATGCAGACGACGACTGGCTGCTCGTGGTCAGTGGCGACAGTCCCTGGTTGCCCGAAGACCTCCTCGCTCGACTGGCCGCGGGCCTCGGCCCCGACAGGACCGCGGCCATGGCGCTCGGACGCGAGGCGCCAGGCGAGCCCTTGCGCAGCCAGCCGCTCGCGAGCCTGATCCACGCGAGTCACCGGACCTCGCTCGACGACGCATTGCGCGCGGGGGAGCGGCGCGTCGAACGCTGGCTGGCCAGCCTGCCGCTGGCGCGCGTCGCCTTCGACAGCCCCGGCGACGAACACGCCTTCGCCAACATCAACGACAGGAGTGAGCTTGAGCGACTCGAACGACTCCGATAG
- a CDS encoding enoyl-CoA hydratase-related protein has translation MSTAHTTPSTAAEDRPLLISTEGAVRVLTLNRPAALNAFTTGLLGQLRVALDEAAHDETVRAVLITGAGRAFCAGQDLSDPHIKPEFDDHADPAASADVHKKPKAKDIGNLLDHYYIPLALRLRSMPVPTVCAVNGVAAGAGANFALGCDLVLAGQSASFIQAFSKIGLVPDCGGTWLLTRLVGRARAMQLALLGDKLPAADAQAWGLIARCVADAELQSEAMATAQKLAKMPTRALVQTREALDASMDLEFEDALRLEARLQSQLGYAHDYLEGAAAFLTKRQPTFKDR, from the coding sequence ATGAGCACTGCCCACACGACCCCATCCACCGCTGCCGAAGACAGGCCGCTGCTGATCAGCACCGAAGGCGCCGTCCGCGTCCTCACGCTGAACCGGCCCGCGGCGCTGAACGCGTTCACGACCGGCCTGCTCGGCCAGTTGCGAGTCGCGCTCGACGAGGCGGCGCACGACGAGACCGTGCGGGCGGTGCTCATCACCGGCGCCGGGCGCGCGTTCTGCGCGGGCCAGGACCTGTCGGATCCCCACATCAAGCCGGAGTTCGATGATCACGCCGATCCGGCGGCATCGGCCGACGTCCACAAGAAGCCCAAGGCCAAGGACATCGGCAACCTGCTCGACCACTACTACATCCCGCTGGCGCTGCGCCTGCGCAGCATGCCGGTGCCGACGGTCTGCGCCGTCAACGGCGTGGCCGCGGGCGCGGGCGCGAACTTCGCGCTCGGCTGCGACCTCGTGCTGGCGGGGCAGTCGGCCTCGTTCATCCAGGCCTTCTCCAAGATCGGGCTGGTGCCCGACTGCGGCGGCACCTGGCTGCTGACGCGCCTGGTGGGCCGTGCCCGCGCGATGCAGCTGGCGCTGCTCGGCGACAAGCTGCCCGCCGCCGACGCGCAGGCCTGGGGCCTGATCGCGCGCTGCGTCGCCGATGCCGAGCTGCAGAGCGAGGCGATGGCCACCGCGCAGAAGCTCGCGAAGATGCCGACCCGGGCGCTGGTGCAGACGCGCGAGGCGCTCGATGCCTCGATGGACCTGGAGTTCGAGGACGCCCTCAGGCTCGAGGCCCGGCTGCAGAGCCAGCTCGGCTACGCGCACGACTACCTGGAGGGCGCCGCCGCCTTCCTGACCAAGCGTCAACCGACCTTCAAGGACCGTTGA
- a CDS encoding carbohydrate kinase: protein MSLTPTTVVHADLASFVSFGEALTDMIRVGHDTWRSRSGGSPWNVAIAMSRLGQLSAFAGGISKDAFGQAIWQASADASLDLRFIQQFAKSPLVAYVHQVDPPEYAFVGDDSADLHFRPHALPAGWRRALRWAHFGSISLTREPLAARLIALAESLKDEGVRISYDPNYRMSMDSRYDRTLERMCRLADVIKVSDEDLRGLFRSRDHHVGLAQIAAWNPRAIVMLTMGERGAQLFHPKADLSAAPPPLDHVVDTIGAGDAAMAGLLYSLMNGGTQDPEEHLRWAVAAGAAACAGAGVDGLSAGLVTSLIDQVQVRRAEMA, encoded by the coding sequence ATGAGCTTGACCCCCACGACCGTGGTCCATGCGGACCTGGCCAGCTTCGTCTCCTTCGGCGAAGCTCTCACCGACATGATCCGCGTCGGCCACGACACCTGGCGCAGCCGCAGCGGCGGCTCGCCCTGGAACGTCGCGATCGCGATGTCCCGCCTGGGCCAGCTCAGCGCCTTCGCGGGCGGCATCAGCAAGGACGCGTTCGGCCAGGCGATCTGGCAGGCCAGCGCCGATGCCAGCCTGGATCTGCGCTTCATCCAGCAGTTCGCCAAGTCGCCGCTGGTGGCCTACGTCCATCAGGTCGATCCGCCCGAATACGCCTTCGTCGGCGACGACAGCGCCGACCTGCACTTCCGCCCCCATGCCTTGCCCGCCGGCTGGCGCCGCGCGCTGCGCTGGGCGCACTTCGGATCGATCAGCCTGACGCGCGAACCGCTCGCGGCCCGGCTGATCGCGCTGGCCGAATCCCTCAAGGACGAGGGCGTGCGCATCAGCTACGACCCGAACTACCGCATGTCCATGGACTCGCGCTACGACCGCACGCTGGAACGCATGTGCCGGCTGGCGGACGTCATCAAGGTCTCGGACGAGGACCTCCGCGGCCTGTTCCGCAGCCGCGACCACCACGTGGGTCTGGCGCAGATCGCGGCCTGGAACCCGCGTGCCATCGTCATGCTGACGATGGGCGAGCGCGGCGCGCAGCTGTTCCATCCGAAGGCGGATCTCAGCGCCGCGCCGCCGCCGCTCGACCACGTCGTCGACACCATCGGCGCGGGCGACGCCGCCATGGCGGGGCTGCTCTACAGCCTGATGAACGGCGGCACGCAGGACCCCGAGGAGCATCTGCGCTGGGCCGTGGCCGCCGGCGCGGCGGCCTGCGCGGGCGCGGGCGTGGACGGACTGTCGGCCGGGCTCGTCACCTCGCTCATCGACCAGGTGCAGGTCAGGCGCGCCGAGATGGCTTGA
- the moaA gene encoding GTP 3',8-cyclase MoaA — MTDGVIPLLDLRQIGRTPPVPHPLPPPRSGPWLDARGRPLRDLRISVTDRCNFRCSYCMPKDVFDKDYAFLPHRDLLSFEEITRLARVFAQLGVQKLRLTGGEPLLRRNLEALIAQLAALRTPEGLPLDLTLTTNGSLLARKAQALKDAGLNRVTVSLDALDDGIFRRMNDVDFPVADVLRGIEAAQAVGLAPIKVNMVVKRGTNDDQIVPMARHFRGTGVVLRFIEYMDVGMSNGWRMDEVLPSAEVLERLREDVELGADLVPLAPSSDGETAMRWGYADGSGEIGLISSVTQAFCGDCNRARLSTEGRLYTCLFAGDGHDLRALLRGDAAHEARTDDEIAAALGALWTRRNDRYSELRASLPAATDSGPARRVEMHYIGG, encoded by the coding sequence ATGACCGATGGTGTGATTCCGCTGCTCGATCTGCGCCAGATCGGGCGGACGCCTCCCGTGCCGCATCCGCTGCCGCCCCCGCGCAGTGGCCCGTGGCTGGATGCGCGCGGCCGGCCGCTGCGCGACCTGCGGATCTCCGTCACCGACCGCTGCAACTTCCGCTGCAGCTACTGCATGCCCAAGGACGTGTTCGACAAGGACTACGCCTTCCTGCCGCATCGCGACCTGCTCTCCTTCGAAGAGATCACCCGACTCGCCCGCGTCTTCGCCCAGCTCGGCGTCCAGAAGCTGCGCCTCACCGGCGGCGAACCCTTGCTGCGCCGCAACCTCGAGGCGCTCATCGCCCAGCTGGCCGCGTTGCGCACGCCGGAGGGGCTCCCGCTCGATCTGACGCTGACCACCAACGGCTCGCTGCTCGCCCGCAAGGCGCAGGCGCTCAAGGACGCCGGCCTGAACCGCGTCACCGTCAGCCTGGACGCGCTCGACGACGGCATCTTCCGGCGCATGAACGACGTCGACTTCCCCGTCGCCGACGTGCTGCGCGGCATCGAGGCCGCGCAAGCGGTCGGCCTGGCGCCGATCAAGGTCAACATGGTCGTCAAGCGCGGCACCAACGACGACCAGATCGTCCCGATGGCGCGCCACTTCCGCGGCACCGGCGTCGTGCTGCGCTTCATCGAGTACATGGACGTCGGCATGAGCAACGGCTGGCGCATGGACGAAGTCCTGCCGTCCGCCGAGGTCCTCGAACGGCTGCGCGAAGACGTTGAACTGGGCGCCGACCTGGTGCCGCTCGCCCCCTCCTCCGACGGGGAGACCGCCATGCGCTGGGGCTACGCCGACGGCAGCGGCGAGATCGGCCTGATCTCCAGCGTCACGCAGGCCTTCTGCGGCGACTGCAACCGCGCGCGGCTCTCGACCGAAGGACGCCTCTACACCTGCCTCTTCGCCGGCGACGGCCACGACCTGCGCGCGCTGCTGCGCGGCGACGCCGCCCACGAGGCGCGCACCGACGACGAGATCGCCGCCGCCCTCGGCGCGCTCTGGACGCGGCGCAACGACCGCTACTCGGAACTCCGCGCCAGCCTGCCCGCGGCCACCGACTCCGGCCCGGCGCGCCGCGTCGAGATGCACTACATCGGCGGCTGA
- a CDS encoding CBS domain-containing protein has product MKPVSELLKNRGPSVWRITPEATVFDALHLLAQHDVGALLVMEGERLLGIFSERDYTRKIALQGRDSRNTLVKEVMTANVFVVKPNTECRECMSLMSQRKIRHLPVVEGATVVGMLSIRDLMDNIIADDELTIAQLQSYIYG; this is encoded by the coding sequence ATGAAACCGGTGTCCGAACTCTTGAAGAACCGCGGCCCCAGCGTCTGGCGCATCACGCCGGAAGCGACGGTCTTCGACGCCCTGCATCTGCTCGCGCAGCATGACGTCGGTGCGCTGCTGGTGATGGAGGGCGAGCGGCTGCTCGGCATCTTCTCGGAGCGCGACTACACCCGCAAGATCGCGCTCCAGGGCCGCGACTCGCGCAACACGCTGGTCAAGGAGGTCATGACGGCCAACGTGTTCGTCGTGAAGCCCAACACCGAGTGCCGCGAGTGCATGAGCCTGATGAGCCAGCGCAAGATCCGCCACCTGCCGGTGGTCGAAGGCGCGACCGTCGTGGGCATGCTGTCGATCAGAGACCTGATGGACAACATCATTGCCGATGATGAACTCACCATCGCCCAGCTCCAGAGCTACATCTACGGCTGA
- a CDS encoding GNAT family N-acetyltransferase — translation MSDSNDSDSANHGIADDAGPITLRLLTDRDLDAYKALRDAMLARHEQAFTSDAETERAREAVSYRVRLHPQAGGKSLFTLGAWRGEQLVGALTCEHENRRKVQHIAHLIGMMVDDRFRGRGIGKRLLQQALALLRREPRLETVTLSVTAGNQSAIAVYRQAGFTRYGHLPRAIRLSDGRYYAKDLMSLDLRP, via the coding sequence TTGAGCGACTCGAACGACTCCGATAGCGCGAACCACGGCATCGCCGACGACGCCGGCCCGATCACCTTGCGCCTGCTGACCGACCGCGACCTCGATGCCTACAAGGCGCTGCGCGATGCGATGCTGGCCCGGCACGAGCAGGCGTTCACCTCCGACGCGGAGACCGAACGTGCCCGCGAGGCCGTGAGCTACCGCGTGCGGCTGCATCCGCAGGCCGGCGGCAAATCGCTCTTCACGCTGGGCGCGTGGCGCGGCGAACAGCTGGTGGGCGCGCTGACCTGCGAGCACGAGAACCGCAGGAAGGTGCAGCACATCGCGCATCTGATCGGGATGATGGTGGACGACCGGTTCCGCGGACGAGGCATCGGCAAGCGCCTGTTGCAGCAGGCGCTCGCGCTGCTGCGCCGCGAGCCGCGCCTGGAGACCGTGACGCTGAGCGTGACCGCCGGCAATCAATCCGCGATCGCGGTCTACCGGCAGGCGGGCTTCACCCGCTACGGTCACCTGCCCCGTGCCATCCGCCTGTCCGACGGCCGTTACTACGCCAAGGACCTGATGAGTCTCGACCTTCGTCCCTGA
- a CDS encoding phenylacetic acid degradation protein PaaY, giving the protein MPCYAIDGLSPVVHPSAHVHPTAVLIGDVIVGAGCYVGPCASLRGDFGRIRLMDGSNVQDTCVIHGFPASDTVVETNGHIGHGAVLHGCVVRHDALVGMNAVVMDEAEVGAYSIVAACAFVRAGLKLPERSLIAGLPAKVMRPLTEDEIRWKRVGTETYQDLARRCHASLVEVQPLAEEEADRPRLQVGGPKTLVATKRDGAD; this is encoded by the coding sequence ATGCCCTGCTACGCCATCGACGGCCTCTCGCCGGTCGTCCATCCCAGCGCCCATGTCCACCCGACGGCGGTGCTGATCGGGGACGTGATCGTCGGCGCGGGGTGTTATGTGGGGCCTTGCGCCTCGCTGAGGGGGGACTTCGGCCGCATCCGGCTGATGGACGGATCCAACGTGCAGGACACCTGCGTGATCCACGGCTTCCCGGCGTCGGACACCGTCGTCGAGACCAACGGCCACATCGGCCACGGCGCGGTGCTGCACGGCTGCGTGGTGCGGCACGACGCGCTGGTCGGCATGAACGCCGTGGTGATGGACGAGGCGGAGGTCGGCGCGTACAGCATCGTCGCGGCCTGCGCGTTCGTGCGGGCGGGGCTGAAGCTGCCGGAGCGCTCGCTGATCGCGGGCCTGCCGGCGAAGGTGATGCGGCCGCTGACCGAGGACGAGATCCGGTGGAAACGCGTCGGCACCGAGACGTATCAAGACCTGGCACGGCGCTGTCATGCGAGCCTGGTGGAGGTCCAGCCGCTGGCCGAGGAGGAGGCCGACCGCCCTCGCCTGCAGGTCGGCGGGCCGAAGACGCTGGTCGCGACGAAGCGCGACGGCGCGGACTGA
- the paaI gene encoding hydroxyphenylacetyl-CoA thioesterase PaaI — translation MSEPLDPRMEAQRVAEAVRDTMFANDRASKGLGMRIDAIGPGTATLSMTVREDMLNGFDICHGGFVTTLADSCFAFACNSHNEVTVASGFAIDIVAPSRVGDVLTASATETSLAGRTGVYDIRITNQRDELIAVFRGRSYRIKGKPVVPELASAR, via the coding sequence ATGAGCGAGCCCCTGGATCCCCGCATGGAGGCGCAACGCGTGGCCGAAGCGGTCCGCGACACCATGTTCGCCAACGACCGCGCCTCGAAGGGCCTGGGCATGCGCATCGATGCCATCGGCCCCGGCACCGCGACGCTGTCGATGACGGTGCGCGAGGACATGCTCAACGGCTTCGACATCTGCCACGGCGGCTTCGTCACGACGCTGGCCGACTCGTGCTTCGCCTTCGCCTGCAACTCGCACAACGAGGTGACGGTGGCGTCGGGCTTCGCGATCGACATCGTCGCGCCCTCGCGCGTGGGCGACGTGCTGACGGCGAGCGCCACCGAGACCTCGCTGGCCGGCCGCACCGGCGTCTACGACATCCGCATCACCAATCAACGCGACGAATTGATCGCGGTCTTCCGGGGCCGGTCCTACCGCATCAAGGGCAAGCCCGTGGTGCCGGAACTGGCGAGCGCGCGCTGA
- a CDS encoding transcriptional regulator produces MFQKYARGVWTEAERVDFISWIALNPEAGDVIPGSGGCRKIRWTKAGRGKRGGVRVIYFNVEDEVIWLLIVYSKAAYDSLPVAFLEELKQGVEDA; encoded by the coding sequence ATGTTCCAGAAGTACGCGAGGGGCGTGTGGACCGAGGCGGAACGCGTGGACTTCATCAGCTGGATCGCACTGAACCCGGAAGCCGGAGACGTCATTCCGGGCAGCGGCGGTTGTCGCAAGATTCGCTGGACGAAGGCGGGGCGCGGCAAGCGCGGTGGCGTTCGAGTGATCTATTTCAATGTCGAGGATGAGGTGATCTGGCTGTTGATCGTGTATTCGAAGGCTGCTTACGACAGTCTCCCCGTCGCCTTTCTGGAAGAGCTGAAGCAAGGAGTCGAAGATGCCTAA
- a CDS encoding YceI family protein, with protein MPRGPRTPWIRGAAAAAIVAAALSVAGCGSAPIVATAATAASTPDAESPPSSCPAWLAAQQRGEGRLYRVDAAGSQVRIHVFRAGRLAKVGHNHVLGIERLEGQVFLPADGIAGAGVELGFRLDDVGIDKPEWRAGLGPEFASVPTASDVAGTRTNMLRAIDGERFPAISMHSAAVSGAFPVLAVKLAVRWHGQLREIDVPVRVVRPSGDAPLRAQGALVLRQSEFGITPFSVFGGLLAIQDELTVDVDVAARPAAACD; from the coding sequence ATGCCTCGGGGGCCGCGGACCCCGTGGATCCGGGGGGCGGCGGCTGCGGCGATCGTCGCGGCGGCGCTGTCGGTCGCGGGATGCGGCAGTGCACCAATCGTTGCGACAGCGGCGACTGCGGCGTCGACGCCGGACGCTGAGTCGCCGCCGTCGTCGTGTCCCGCCTGGCTCGCCGCGCAGCAGCGGGGCGAGGGTCGGCTCTACCGCGTCGATGCCGCAGGCTCGCAGGTCCGCATCCATGTCTTCCGCGCAGGCCGGCTCGCCAAGGTCGGCCACAACCATGTGCTCGGCATCGAGCGGCTCGAGGGCCAGGTCTTCCTGCCCGCGGACGGGATCGCGGGCGCGGGCGTGGAACTCGGATTCCGCCTCGACGACGTCGGCATCGACAAGCCCGAATGGCGCGCCGGCCTCGGCCCGGAATTCGCCAGCGTGCCCACGGCGTCCGACGTCGCCGGCACCCGCACCAACATGCTCCGCGCCATCGACGGCGAACGCTTCCCGGCGATCTCGATGCACAGCGCGGCGGTCAGCGGTGCGTTCCCGGTCCTGGCCGTCAAGCTCGCGGTGCGATGGCATGGACAACTGCGCGAGATCGACGTGCCCGTGCGGGTCGTCCGACCTTCCGGGGATGCGCCGCTGCGCGCGCAGGGCGCGCTCGTCCTTCGTCAGAGCGAGTTCGGCATCACGCCGTTCTCCGTCTTCGGGGGGCTGCTCGCCATCCAGGATGAGCTGACGGTCGACGTCGATGTGGCGGCGCGGCCGGCGGCGGCCTGCGATTGA
- the paaK gene encoding phenylacetate--CoA ligase PaaK — protein MTVKTFQPEHLEPIERASQDELRALQLQRLKWSLKHAYENVPHYKAAFDAKGVHPDDLKDLSDLRLFPFTTKKDLRDNYPFGLFAVPRDQVVRVHASSGTTGKPTVVGYTQKDIDTWADLVARSLRAAGTRKGDIVHIAYGYGLFTGGLGAHYGAERLGCTVIPMSGGQTEKQVQLIQDFKPDVIMVTPSYMQVIVEEFVRQGLDPRASSLKTGVFGAEPWTEAMRREIEQKAGIDAVDIYGLSEVMGPGVASECIETKDGPVIWEDHFYPEIIDPETGEVLPEGSEGELVFTSLSKEALPVIRYRTRDLTRLLPPTARSMRRMGKIVGRSDDMLIIRGVNLFPTQIEELVLAEPGLSGQYQIVVSRDGHLDEVEVRCELSAAGGGDAQAMSKSLQHRIKTLIGVSTRVTVGAPDSIERTLVGKARRVVDQRPKNS, from the coding sequence ATGACGGTGAAGACCTTCCAGCCCGAGCACCTCGAGCCCATCGAGCGCGCCAGCCAGGACGAGCTGCGCGCGCTGCAGCTGCAGCGCCTGAAGTGGTCGCTGAAGCACGCCTACGAGAACGTGCCGCACTACAAGGCCGCGTTCGATGCGAAGGGCGTCCATCCGGATGATCTGAAGGACCTGTCCGACCTGCGCTTGTTCCCGTTCACGACGAAGAAGGATCTGCGCGACAACTACCCGTTCGGTCTCTTCGCGGTCCCGCGCGATCAGGTGGTGCGGGTGCATGCCTCGTCGGGCACGACCGGCAAGCCGACCGTCGTCGGCTACACGCAGAAGGACATCGACACCTGGGCCGACCTGGTCGCGCGTTCGCTGCGCGCCGCCGGCACGCGCAAGGGCGACATCGTCCACATCGCCTACGGCTACGGCCTGTTCACCGGCGGGCTGGGCGCGCATTACGGCGCCGAACGGCTGGGCTGCACCGTCATCCCGATGTCGGGCGGCCAGACCGAGAAGCAGGTCCAGCTGATCCAGGACTTCAAGCCCGACGTCATCATGGTCACGCCGAGCTACATGCAGGTGATCGTCGAGGAATTCGTGCGCCAGGGCCTGGACCCGCGCGCGTCCTCGCTGAAGACCGGCGTCTTCGGCGCCGAGCCCTGGACCGAGGCGATGCGCCGCGAGATCGAGCAGAAGGCCGGCATCGATGCGGTCGACATCTACGGCCTGTCCGAGGTGATGGGGCCGGGTGTTGCCAGCGAATGCATCGAGACCAAGGACGGTCCGGTGATCTGGGAGGACCATTTCTATCCCGAGATCATCGATCCCGAGACCGGCGAGGTGCTGCCCGAAGGCTCGGAGGGGGAACTGGTGTTCACCTCGCTGAGCAAGGAAGCGCTGCCGGTGATCCGCTACCGCACGCGCGACCTGACGCGCCTGCTGCCGCCCACCGCGCGCAGCATGCGCCGCATGGGCAAGATCGTCGGCCGCAGCGACGACATGCTGATCATCCGCGGCGTCAACCTGTTCCCGACGCAGATCGAGGAACTGGTGCTGGCCGAGCCCGGCCTGTCGGGCCAGTACCAGATCGTCGTCAGCCGCGACGGCCACCTCGACGAGGTCGAGGTGCGCTGCGAGCTGTCCGCCGCGGGCGGCGGCGACGCGCAGGCGATGTCGAAGTCGCTGCAGCACCGCATCAAGACGCTGATCGGCGTGTCGACCCGGGTGACGGTCGGCGCGCCCGATTCGATCGAGAGAACGCTGGTGGGCAAGGCCCGCCGCGTGGTGGACCAACGTCCGAAGAATTCGTAA
- a CDS encoding DUF962 domain-containing protein codes for MARQANDLMAQYAAYHRDRRNIATHFVGIPLIVFAIGVLLARAQFHVADWTVSAAWLVWGAATIWYLTRGNFVLGLSTAIVNAVLMALAHPLAAGSLGGWLAWGLGSFLVGWIIQFVGHYYEGRKPAFVDDLIGLLVGPMFVVGEALFAMGWGRDLLAEIERRAGPTHLRDLTHPA; via the coding sequence ATGGCACGCCAAGCCAACGACCTGATGGCGCAGTACGCCGCCTACCACCGCGACCGCCGCAACATCGCCACGCACTTCGTCGGCATTCCGCTGATCGTCTTCGCGATCGGCGTGCTGCTGGCGCGGGCGCAGTTCCACGTCGCCGACTGGACCGTGTCCGCCGCCTGGCTGGTCTGGGGCGCCGCCACGATCTGGTACCTGACGCGCGGGAACTTCGTGCTGGGCCTGTCCACCGCGATCGTCAACGCGGTGCTGATGGCGCTGGCCCATCCCCTGGCGGCGGGCTCCCTGGGCGGCTGGCTCGCCTGGGGCCTGGGCAGCTTCCTCGTCGGATGGATCATCCAGTTCGTCGGTCATTATTACGAGGGCCGCAAACCCGCCTTCGTCGACGACCTGATCGGGCTGCTGGTCGGGCCGATGTTCGTCGTCGGCGAAGCGCTCTTCGCGATGGGCTGGGGCCGCGACCTGCTCGCCGAGATCGAACGCCGCGCCGGCCCCACCCATCTGCGCGACCTGACCCACCCCGCCTGA
- a CDS encoding multidrug effflux MFS transporter: MTSAAAPLPLPRPEVPLWLPALFIVCSTLAMHVFVPALPLAAADLGASPHALQLSISLYIAGLAAGQLVYGPLADRYGRRPVLLAGLGLYTAAGLASSLAPTAGMLIAARLLQALGGCAGMVLARAIVRDTSTTADAASRMASVNLIVTIAPGIAPIIGAAMAPTLGWRSILIALTVLGVAAMLVAWRQLPETGRHAQAQDMRGLARAYAGLLRSPAFLGYSVGGGCATTAMYAFIAAAPFIFVDRLHRPAHEVGWCLAMLVSGIWLGSMLATRLLRRFPLRPLLIGANAVSVAAALALLALVLLDQLTVAGTVGTMFLFTLGAGLSSPAALTQAISVDPTVTGSASGLYGFMQMAVGAVCSSLVGLGSDPALAAALTLSGAGLVGQFGFWIAGRDRSRS, encoded by the coding sequence ATGACGTCCGCCGCCGCTCCGCTGCCTCTGCCCCGCCCTGAGGTGCCGCTGTGGCTGCCGGCGCTGTTCATCGTCTGCAGCACGCTGGCCATGCACGTCTTCGTGCCGGCACTGCCACTGGCGGCGGCCGACCTCGGAGCGAGCCCGCATGCGCTGCAACTCAGCATCAGCCTTTACATCGCGGGCCTCGCGGCGGGCCAGCTCGTCTACGGCCCCCTCGCGGACCGTTACGGGCGCCGGCCCGTGCTGCTGGCAGGGCTCGGGCTCTACACCGCGGCGGGGCTGGCCTCGTCGCTGGCGCCGACCGCCGGGATGCTGATCGCCGCGCGGCTGCTGCAGGCCCTCGGCGGCTGCGCGGGCATGGTGCTGGCGCGGGCGATCGTGCGCGACACCTCCACCACCGCGGACGCCGCCAGCCGGATGGCGTCGGTGAACCTGATCGTGACGATCGCGCCGGGCATCGCGCCCATCATCGGCGCGGCCATGGCGCCGACGCTGGGGTGGCGCAGCATCCTGATCGCGCTGACGGTGCTCGGCGTGGCGGCGATGCTGGTCGCCTGGCGCCAGCTGCCGGAGACCGGCCGCCACGCCCAGGCGCAGGACATGCGCGGACTCGCGCGAGCATATGCGGGACTGCTGCGCTCGCCGGCCTTCCTCGGCTACAGCGTCGGCGGCGGGTGCGCGACGACGGCGATGTACGCGTTCATCGCGGCCGCGCCCTTCATCTTCGTGGACCGCCTGCATCGGCCGGCGCACGAGGTCGGCTGGTGCCTGGCGATGCTGGTCTCGGGCATCTGGCTGGGCAGCATGCTGGCGACGCGGCTGCTGCGGCGATTTCCGTTGCGGCCGCTGCTGATCGGCGCCAACGCGGTCAGCGTCGCGGCGGCGCTGGCACTGCTGGCGCTCGTGCTGCTGGACCAGCTCACCGTCGCGGGCACGGTGGGCACGATGTTCCTGTTCACGCTGGGCGCGGGGCTGTCCTCGCCGGCGGCCTTGACACAGGCGATCAGCGTCGATCCGACCGTCACCGGTTCCGCGTCGGGGCTGTACGGCTTCATGCAGATGGCGGTGGGGGCGGTGTGCTCGTCGCTGGTCGGTCTGGGCAGCGATCCCGCATTGGCGGCGGCGCTGACGCTCAGCGGCGCGGGACTGGTGGGACAGTTCGGCTTCTGGATCGCAGGGCGCGATCGATCGAGGTCATGA
- a CDS encoding DNA-binding transcriptional regulator: MPKDKEKFQKDLLESIRQMKSGQAARVTRVEIPGAAEARACTGLSQTDFAGLLGVSKRTLQEWEQGRREPTGAARTLLRVAMAHPEVLLELR; encoded by the coding sequence ATGCCTAAGGACAAGGAGAAGTTCCAGAAGGACCTGCTGGAGTCGATCCGGCAGATGAAGTCCGGGCAGGCAGCCCGGGTCACGCGCGTCGAGATTCCTGGAGCCGCAGAGGCTCGCGCCTGCACAGGCTTGTCCCAGACGGATTTCGCCGGTCTGCTGGGGGTGTCGAAGCGGACGCTGCAGGAATGGGAGCAAGGACGGAGGGAACCGACCGGTGCTGCGAGGACGCTGCTACGCGTTGCCATGGCGCACCCGGAGGTTCTGCTGGAGCTTCGCTGA